The genome window TACCGAGCAGCGGATCACCCTTATTGGCGCCGATATTGGCCACATAGAAGCCGCTGTTGGCTGTCGATGGATCTTTGCTGACATCGTAGATGGTGATTCCATTGGGACCGTCGGCCACATAGGCGTAGTTGCCGCGGAACTCAACGTCGTACGCCTTGTCCTGGAAGGGGAGGGATTTGACGGTGAAGTCCGAGTTGTGCTCGAATATATCGTTACGTTGCAGTTTCATCAATAACGGTGCTCCGACCTGGCCTATACCTGCTTCTACCTGATCGATGGGAACGCCGCGCATGCCGTTGCCTATGCACTGAGCCCAAGTGGTACCGCGCGACAGGTCGATGACGTTACGGGCAGTGTGGGAGGCAGGATAGATGGTTTCGCCGTTGTAAATTTCAGGGTACTCATCCTGGAGGGTGTTTGCCACCAGATGAACGCTGTCCGTGGGATATCCGGCAGCATCGAGCAGATTGAAGGCCAGTACCCCTTTGGGGCCGTTGGAAAGGTAGAGGTAGTTGTCGGATGCCGAAATGCCGTTACCGTTGCCGATGGAAATCGGTTGGGTGGCTGAACCGTCGACGGCGGCGCCGATTTCGTCGGTGGTGGGGAAGAAGACGAGAATCGAGAAGCGATCGCTCATGGCCGTTGTGGTGAGGCTTTTCACGTCGACGAAGACGAACCCGCCGGCACTGGAGGCTTCAAGCACGTCGATGTTGCCGGCGGCGGTAAGCGACAGAGGCTCGTTGAGGAGCAGGGTGTAGCCGTGGCCGTTCAACTCTGCTGTCGCCAGCAGACAAGGTGCCTGGTAGAAAGCCCACGGAAGCGACTCGTTGTCGAGCGGGTCCCAGGGGCTCATGTCGTAAGAGATAATGTCCTCATAGTCAGGGACATTGTCGTTGGCCACGTTGTTGGTGTTGTTGCTGTAAGGTGGAGTCGGTCCATGCCAGGACAGATCAGGCGTTGCGGCGTTATCGAGGATGACCAGGCCGGCGAAGTGGTCGGTCAAAAAGACCTGGTTACCAGAAACGCGCACCCCGGTTACGCCAGACTCTTTCAACATCCCAGCCCCTTCGTAGGGAAGGATGCTCGCAGGGGTGCTGCCGGTTTCATACGGTCCGTTGACCGGTACTGCTGGGAAGTAGCCGAGATAGGAAGGTGAAGCCGGATTGGTAACATCCACCGCCACCACGCCGCCCAGTGAATAGGCAATATAGGCGATGGTACGTGTGCCCTGGACAGCAATGGCCACATCCTGTGCCTTGTAGTACCAGAAACCGTTGCGGGCAAAGTCGGCATACGGAGTAAGGCCGCTGCCAGTGCCTTTCATGACGACGAGGATTTCATACTGGACCTGGCGGTAATCGGGCATGCCGGTGAAGTCATCCAGGTAGAGATCATTGGTGGTCGTATCTATTCCGACGCTCTGGGTAATGGACATGGCGCCGAAATAGTCTTCGATTCTGGCAGAGTCGGTGTACAGGTTGTAGCGGCCGATCCAGGCAAGGGATGCGGCATTGTAGATGTTCATGCCAAGCGCGCCGAGGCTCGCATAGAGCTTGTCGTTGACGAGCTTGATGCCGATCGGCCCGCCCCAGGGGTTTTCGCCGGCATACTGGAGGGTGTAGAGCTCCGTATCGATCAGGAGGGTGCCGTCTGCTTCTACCGTGCCATTGATCAGGTTTGTCAGGGCGGTCTTGTGGATGCCGAAGCCGTAATCTGCGATCCAGAGGGATGTGCCGTCGGTTTCAGTGGCAGTGATGGGGGCAGTGGTGCTCTGGATGACCTGGTCGGGCCATATGGTGCCGCCGGTATCGGTAAAGGTGATACCTGATTGATAGTAGTTGACGGGAAGCGTCCTGATCAGGGTCGGGAGTGTCGGGTTGGTGATGTCGACTGCGGCGATGCCTGATGGCCCGCAGGAAACGATGGCGTAGACGATGCTGTTGTAGGTAACCACGTCGATATCGAAGATAAATCCGGGAAGAACAACGGAGTAGACGCTTCCCTTGGTTGTTCCGACCGGGGTGAGCTTCAGGACGTTACCGACGTTGAATGCGCTCCAGGTGGCACCGCCGTAGGTAAACTTGGCGATTGCGGTTGTCGAGCCGCCGATCTGGACATTTGGCCCAAGGAAGGGATAGATGTCAACCGGTTGGACGGCAACTGTTACATCCCTGGAAGCAGGAACGCCGTCGGTTCCGGTCACGGTAAGGCGGAAGACCAGATCGCTCTCGGCTGCTACATCCAGGGTACTGACAGATGCAGAGGCTGCGGTGGCAGAGGTGGCGGTCAGTGGCACTTTTGGTCCGGACACTTGACTCCACTGGTAGCTCGCGATCGTTCCGCTTATCGTTGCTGCGAGATTAACGGTGGTGGCTGCATGTTCGGCAAAGGAGGTCGGGGAAGCAGTAAGGTTGCTGACGGCTGCGCTAGCAGAAACCATGCTGAAATTGAGAGTTGTCGTGGCATTGGCAGTAATGGCGGCTGACTTACTCTGGACTGTATAACCGCTGGCAGTGCATTTTACAGTGTAACTTCCCGCAGTTATGCTGGAGATGGTGTATTTGCCGAGCGAGTCGGTTGTGGCGGTGTAGCCGCCGGTCGTGGTGGCGATACTCGCTCCGGCGATGGCGGTTCCGCCCGCATTGGTAACGGTCCCGGTCAGGGTGCCGGTGGTGACCGTTGCCCTGGTCAGGGCGAAATTGAGGGTGGTACGTGTTCCTGATTTGATGACTGCGGAAGCGGTCGCAGAGTTGTACCCGGTGGCACTGCAGGTTACGGTGTAGGTTGCCGGCGGCAGCGACATGGTGTAGGTGCCGGTCGATGTGGATGTAGCCGTGTATGTGCCGGTACTTGCAACCGCTTTGATGGTTGCTCCGGGAATTGCGGTTTTGGAACCTGAGATGGTAACCTTACCCGTCATCGTTCCGTTGGCCGCGTAACTGCACACGCCCGTGAGGAGCAGGGTGCCGACAAGACTGAGGAGAATGGTAATCCACCTCGAAATGTTTTTTTTCTTCATAGAACCCCCATACATGTTCAGAGCTGCATCAGAATATTGCTTGGGCATTGGGCGTAGATCGACGGTCAGATATCCTCCTTTCGTGGCAATAGATTGTACATGCGGGATTGGTGGGAGCTGGCACGAATGTGCCGCACCGTTTCGGGATAATCCCTGCAGTCGATACCGGAAGTGGCATCGGCAAGGATTATCTGGCCGGAAAGGCTACTATTGTTGAGGCGGTGTTGTTTGTTGCGGAAAAGGGACATGGTGCCCATTGTAGGGCACCATCGTGATATGATGAAGATACGATAACCGGCGATGTGGACGGTTTTTATTGTTCGTTGTCAAGAAGTCCTGCCTGTTCGAAGACCTGCACACTTTCAACCGAAACTCTCAGCCCGCGGGAACCCACGGCCCTGTCGGGATGCCATGCCTTGAGCCGTCCGAGCTGGACCAGTTCGTAGACATAGGACCGAGAGAGGCTGAAGTACTGAGCAACCTCCGGTACGGTCATGTATTTTTTTATGTTTCCGCTTTTCATCTCTGCAACCCTCTCCCTGATCCGCCTGAAAGGCGGGTATTCATTCTTTCCCCCATGTCACATGGCACCATAGAAATAGCTGCGCTTACCGTGAGAACCAGACGGGTTTCGACTTCCCGTCAGAGCTCGGTTGATGAATAGTCCGTTCGGGGACATATCCCGTCATGTGCACAACCGTGCATTTGACGGCACATGCACGTTCCGGCTGTGCAACATGGCGTACAGCCGAAACAACGGCCCTGAAGGGGAATATTCTCGGTGCTCGGGTAAACCCAGGCAAGTTTCAGGCAGCTACGTGATGTTCTGGAGGCGGGGTGGGTGGGTTGGCAGTATGTGATGGTAGACGGGCAGGAAGTTCACCGTAATGGATGTCATTCTGTTCTGTCGGAAAGAAGCCGCAGAATTGATAGGGCACGAGGTCGATTTTGCTGATACAGGTGAGCGATAGCTGTGTTCCGTTGTCGCATGGGCAACCACACCTGTAGACCGTTTTTGGGCGTGATCTGTCGTCAACATCCCGTTGTGACTGGGGGAGTTCATCGGACGTACAGCAGGGCTGTTCGTCAGGTTGTGCGTCATCGGGGCAACACGACATTTTATCAGGTGTAGAAGGAGACGGATCCTCAGAGCAGCAGTCGTTTATCGTTTCTGAGACGGGTATCGCCGCTGCGATCCGTTTTTGCCAGCAACAGCAGGTGTGATTGGCGCGTCTCTCCGGTGCGCATCCGTCAATCTCACAATCGCCCGTGCATTGTCCAGTGACGGCATGGGCGATCACGGAGGTATGCAGGGTGATTGGAGCTAACGGACTCATGGCGATAAGCGTATAGAGCAGCACCAGTACCGTTGCTCTGGCAGTTCGAGAGGAGTTGGGGCGAAGAGTTGGTAACATAACTGCGTCTCCTTGAACGGTACGGCATCAGCGCAGTCTGGGAGAGGTGAGGTGGCTGATGCCATCGTTGGAGAATCTGCAGCCTAATGGCAGTATGCATATAGTGTGAATAATGTCTAATTAGCAAATGTTGTGCCTTTGGGTGGGCGGCCATTCCCATACTGCCTCTCTGAAGACTTGCCCGAGCACTCATTTCAGCAAGTTGTGATCGGATATTCTATTTGTGTATGTACAGAACGATGGTTTGTGCCTCAAGGGCAAGGGGTGTTGCGATGGTTATTTCACGGGATAGTCGTCAGTGAAATGGCGAGATGTGGTTACATTGAAAAATGACTGATGGTGGGAAAGTCTGATTTGATCATGAAATCAACAAAATAACAAATTATTCAACTTTTGACATACGCAGTGTGTCTATTACGCGATATGGCTGAAGATGCATTTTCGAGGGGTGGTGTTCCGTTTGATTGCAGGTGGGACGGTTGGCGGCAGCCAGCCGGCACTTTGGAAGAAGTTGGAGGGGGGGACTGCTGTCCCGCCCCTCCATACTCTGCTTATTTGAAGAACAACATGCCACCGGTTCCATCGGCAACGTAAAGCCTGCCATTGCTGATGGTAACGGCGGAACACTCTCCAACAGTCGGAGCAATGCCGCTCAAGGTTGGCGCCGTCGGATCGGTCCAGTCGATCTTGAGCACGCCAGCCTCTGCAAAGGCAACATAGAAGACGAGTTTGCCATTGACGCGGGTGTAGTCCATCTTTACGGCACCACCGGCCCATGCTTCATAACCTGGTACCAGTTGCAGTTTGAAGCGGCTGGTTGCCACCGGGCGATAGTCATAGATCAGCGTGCCGCTGGTATTCTTGTCCCATACGGCAGTCGGGTCGATACCGTCAGGAAGCGGAGCAATCAGATCGGCGAGGTTGTAGCAGACAACGCCGAAGCTGTCG of Geobacter sp. contains these proteins:
- a CDS encoding helix-turn-helix domain-containing protein; amino-acid sequence: MKSGNIKKYMTVPEVAQYFSLSRSYVYELVQLGRLKAWHPDRAVGSRGLRVSVESVQVFEQAGLLDNEQ